One part of the Fusobacterium pseudoperiodonticum genome encodes these proteins:
- a CDS encoding tetratricopeptide repeat protein, whose amino-acid sequence MKKELLEKIEKLHELEKYQEIIDTIEALPAEQLNTELIGQLARAYNNVENYAKGLELLKTIEFEEGHSLIWNWRAGYSYFFLDDFVNAEKCFLKAYELDPDDNDTSDFLITIYRNLAKLENKNGNSEKAIEYALESKKYVYDEEGRIEADFFLAWLYDRYGKYTEAEEILRNQLAENKEDEWTLSELAYCLSAQGKCEEALEYFSALEKLNKADAWTYRQIGICYKNLDNREDALKYYLKAVELDEEDTYSLSEIAWLYDSFGKYEEALKYLERLEELGQDDSWTNTEFGFCLSRLKRYEEALEKINRALEADEEDKDMSYIYSQLGFCKKQLEEYDEAIEAFNQAKKWGRNDAWINVELGNCYRLKDDIKKALECNLQAEKFDKKNPYIISDIAWFYDSLGQYDEGLKYIKKAMKLGRNDSWINVEYGACLAGLEKYEEAIEKFDYALSLKDEEKDLAFIYGQLGWCYHQLENYEKALEYQLKAKEEGRNDSWTNIEIAICYENLDNYEKALDYALIAYDLDRDNIRILSEVAWIYDCMDNYEEGLPFLLRAEELGRDDEWIKTEIAMNLGRSGKLSEGIEKLKESLTMVDEADINRKILINSELGWYYGKLENPEPEEGLKYLNIAKELGRDDEWIHSEIGYQLGYNPEARKESLEHFDRAIELGRNDAWIFEVRGAVLLDLKRYQEALESFKNAYDLNNDGWYLYCMGRCLRGLERYEEAIEVLLKSRQISLDEEDVVDGEDFELASCYVGIGDKENAQKYLDSARDSITERGLLNDYMKEKIEEIEKEISSLDTLFN is encoded by the coding sequence TTGAAAAAAGAATTATTAGAAAAAATTGAAAAATTACATGAGTTAGAAAAGTATCAAGAAATAATAGATACAATAGAAGCTTTACCAGCTGAACAATTAAATACGGAATTAATAGGGCAATTAGCAAGAGCCTACAACAATGTAGAAAATTATGCAAAAGGTTTAGAGCTATTAAAAACTATAGAATTTGAAGAAGGACATAGTTTAATTTGGAATTGGAGAGCGGGCTATTCTTATTTTTTCTTAGATGATTTTGTGAATGCAGAAAAATGTTTCTTAAAAGCATACGAATTAGATCCTGATGACAACGACACTTCTGATTTTTTAATAACAATATATAGAAATTTAGCAAAACTTGAAAATAAAAATGGAAATTCAGAAAAGGCTATAGAGTATGCCCTTGAAAGTAAAAAATATGTCTATGATGAAGAAGGAAGAATAGAAGCTGATTTTTTCCTAGCTTGGTTATATGACAGATATGGAAAATATACAGAGGCTGAAGAAATACTTAGAAATCAGTTAGCTGAAAATAAAGAAGACGAATGGACTCTTTCAGAGTTAGCTTACTGTTTATCAGCACAAGGAAAATGTGAAGAGGCATTGGAATATTTTTCTGCTCTAGAGAAATTAAATAAAGCAGATGCTTGGACTTACAGACAAATAGGAATATGCTACAAGAATTTAGATAACAGAGAAGATGCTCTAAAATATTATTTAAAAGCAGTTGAACTTGATGAAGAAGATACGTATTCACTATCAGAGATAGCTTGGCTTTATGATTCTTTTGGGAAATATGAAGAAGCATTGAAATATTTAGAAAGACTTGAAGAACTTGGTCAAGATGATTCTTGGACAAATACTGAATTTGGATTTTGTCTATCAAGACTTAAAAGATATGAAGAGGCTCTTGAAAAAATCAATCGTGCTTTAGAAGCAGATGAAGAAGATAAAGATATGTCATATATTTACAGTCAACTTGGATTTTGTAAAAAACAATTAGAAGAGTATGATGAAGCTATAGAAGCTTTCAATCAAGCTAAAAAATGGGGTAGAAATGATGCTTGGATAAATGTAGAGTTAGGAAATTGCTATAGATTAAAAGATGATATAAAAAAGGCATTGGAGTGTAACTTACAAGCTGAAAAATTTGACAAAAAAAATCCTTATATTATATCAGATATAGCTTGGTTTTATGATAGTTTAGGACAATATGATGAAGGGCTAAAATATATAAAAAAAGCAATGAAACTTGGAAGAAATGACTCTTGGATAAATGTAGAATATGGAGCTTGTTTAGCAGGTTTAGAAAAATATGAAGAAGCCATAGAAAAGTTTGACTATGCTTTAAGTTTAAAAGATGAAGAAAAGGACTTAGCTTTTATCTATGGTCAACTTGGTTGGTGTTACCATCAATTAGAAAATTATGAAAAAGCACTAGAATATCAACTTAAAGCTAAAGAAGAAGGAAGAAACGATTCTTGGACAAATATAGAAATAGCAATATGCTATGAAAATTTAGATAATTATGAAAAAGCACTTGACTATGCCTTAATAGCTTATGATTTAGATAGAGATAATATACGTATATTATCAGAAGTTGCTTGGATCTATGATTGTATGGACAACTATGAAGAAGGACTTCCATTTTTATTGAGAGCTGAAGAATTAGGAAGAGATGATGAATGGATCAAAACTGAAATAGCTATGAACTTAGGTAGAAGTGGAAAGCTTAGTGAAGGAATTGAAAAATTGAAAGAGTCTTTGACTATGGTTGATGAAGCTGATATAAATAGAAAAATCCTTATAAATTCTGAACTAGGTTGGTACTATGGAAAATTAGAAAATCCAGAACCAGAAGAAGGACTTAAATATTTAAATATAGCAAAAGAATTAGGAAGAGATGATGAGTGGATACATTCAGAAATTGGATATCAATTAGGCTATAATCCTGAAGCAAGAAAAGAATCATTAGAACATTTTGATAGAGCTATAGAATTAGGAAGAAATGATGCTTGGATTTTCGAGGTTAGAGGAGCAGTTTTACTAGATTTAAAAAGATATCAAGAAGCTTTAGAATCATTTAAAAATGCTTATGATTTGAATAATGATGGTTGGTACCTATATTGTATGGGAAGATGTTTAAGAGGCTTGGAAAGATATGAAGAAGCTATAGAGGTTCTTTTAAAATCAAGACAGATATCATTAGATGAAGAAGATGTAGTAGATGGAGAAGATTTTGAACTTGCTTCTTGCTATGTTGGAATAGGTGATAAAGAAAATGCTCAAAAATATTTAGACTCAGCTAGAGACTCCATCACTGAGCGTGGACTTTTAAATGATTATATGAAAGAAAAAATCGAAGAAATAGAAAAAGAAATATCTTCTTTAGATACACTTTTCAACTAA